From one Microbacter margulisiae genomic stretch:
- a CDS encoding family 43 glycosylhydrolase, producing the protein MKKNITTILIGLSGLMLSLAGVAQSPSFKTYMNPVIPGDHSDCTLTKIGKDFYTTGSSFNPTPVIYHSTDLVHWEAIAQPVSAAWPLYGDNPTGGCWGGQMVFYNNKYWDFFSRANTMYFVTANKPQGPWSMPVKINNPPQLPFGLGYDNSVFIDDNGKWYLVVKNGQSNNAIVELNMSGQPTGVVYNLNWLNPGPPFKYSWAEGPVMWKHNGYYYYSFARDVSGGQKVMRSKILTADKSAWTTPVDLFNENDPNKDKSIFFNPNHCSAVVELKDGTSWLLHPLWARANNNEWYGQGRQGLLNQVRYDSDNNAIADYPTNTAKKAPLLPSSGIPWMVPKSDFFNEKTLSPEWSFLGYTPNSLYSLTARPGWLRLFPKSPTKANTVIKTDAEHNYSLITRLDFNPKSISDEAGIRIINGMEDLFAKIYCTVNNQGQKIICFSFNKARYEVANTFGNTVWLKLVRDEHELTGFFSSDGIKWKPVGHKINVETLDRFSRNYNGWSGNRQGLYVQGANFADFDLYIYRDAYTPILAACPANQFGTTNTVLPNGIALLDNIHNNDWALYAGVEFGDKGYEKISHMISISASCITKGGNVEVWLDSIGTGKKIATCKIMNTGSLANIKTFTARTIPTTGRHDVYLKFTGDKAAKLFVLKDFVFTE; encoded by the coding sequence ATGAAAAAGAACATTACAACTATTCTTATTGGCTTAAGCGGCTTAATGCTCTCCTTGGCAGGAGTAGCTCAATCTCCTTCGTTTAAAACGTACATGAATCCGGTAATTCCCGGAGATCATTCGGATTGTACACTAACTAAAATCGGGAAGGATTTTTATACCACCGGTTCTTCATTTAATCCGACTCCTGTCATTTATCATTCGACAGATTTAGTTCATTGGGAAGCCATTGCCCAACCGGTTTCCGCAGCATGGCCTTTGTATGGGGATAATCCTACCGGTGGTTGCTGGGGAGGACAAATGGTGTTTTACAATAATAAGTATTGGGATTTTTTCTCCAGAGCGAATACGATGTATTTTGTTACTGCAAATAAGCCCCAGGGGCCATGGAGCATGCCGGTTAAAATCAATAATCCGCCTCAGCTTCCATTTGGCCTTGGCTATGATAATTCAGTATTTATTGATGATAATGGGAAATGGTATTTGGTTGTTAAAAACGGACAATCCAATAACGCGATTGTCGAATTGAATATGAGTGGGCAGCCAACCGGTGTGGTATATAATCTCAATTGGCTAAATCCCGGACCTCCTTTTAAGTATAGTTGGGCTGAAGGTCCTGTTATGTGGAAACACAACGGCTATTATTATTACTCCTTTGCCCGGGATGTGTCAGGTGGGCAGAAAGTTATGCGAAGTAAAATACTAACCGCAGATAAGTCTGCCTGGACTACGCCGGTAGACTTATTTAATGAAAATGATCCGAATAAGGATAAATCGATCTTTTTTAACCCAAATCATTGTTCGGCAGTAGTAGAATTAAAAGATGGTACAAGTTGGCTTTTGCATCCTCTTTGGGCGAGAGCAAATAATAATGAATGGTATGGGCAAGGACGGCAAGGATTGCTAAATCAGGTAAGATATGATTCTGACAATAATGCTATTGCAGATTATCCGACGAATACAGCAAAAAAAGCGCCATTACTTCCCTCTAGTGGCATTCCATGGATGGTTCCTAAATCTGATTTTTTTAATGAGAAAACACTTTCTCCGGAATGGTCCTTCCTGGGGTATACTCCAAATTCACTTTACTCTCTTACAGCCAGGCCAGGTTGGTTAAGGCTGTTCCCTAAAAGCCCGACCAAGGCTAATACAGTTATAAAAACAGATGCTGAGCATAACTATTCATTAATAACACGTCTGGATTTCAATCCAAAGTCCATATCAGATGAAGCTGGGATAAGGATTATAAATGGCATGGAAGATTTGTTTGCCAAAATATATTGTACAGTCAATAATCAAGGCCAAAAGATTATTTGTTTTAGCTTTAATAAAGCCCGTTATGAAGTTGCCAATACGTTTGGGAATACCGTGTGGTTAAAATTGGTACGAGATGAGCATGAACTAACTGGATTTTTCAGTTCAGATGGAATAAAATGGAAACCTGTTGGCCATAAGATTAATGTAGAAACACTTGATCGGTTTAGTCGTAACTATAACGGATGGTCTGGAAACAGACAGGGATTATATGTACAGGGAGCAAATTTTGCTGATTTTGATTTGTATATATACCGCGATGCTTATACTCCTATTCTTGCAGCGTGTCCGGCTAATCAATTTGGAACAACAAACACAGTATTACCTAACGGAATTGCGCTATTGGATAATATTCATAATAATGATTGGGCATTATATGCTGGAGTTGAATTTGGAGACAAGGGTTATGAAAAAATTTCCCATATGATCTCAATCTCTGCTTCTTGTATTACGAAAGGTGGTAACGTAGAGGTATGGCTGGATTCAATAGGCACAGGGAAGAAAATTGCCACTTGTAAAATTATGAATACAGGCAGTTTGGCAAACATAAAGACTTTTACCGCCAGAACCATTCCTACTACCGGACGCCATGATGTTTATCTGAAATTCACAGGTGATAAAGCCGCTAAATTATTTGTATTAAAGGACTTTGTTTTTACAGAATAG
- a CDS encoding glycoside hydrolase family 43 protein codes for MKKPRYLVDHLYTADPAVHVFNGKLYIYPSHDIESGIPENDNGDHFDMRDYHVFSMETMDGEVTDHGVILDINNIPWAGRQLWDCDVAFKDGKYYLYFPLKDKTDIFHIGVAISDKPEGPFIPQEAPVKGSYSIDPCVFCDDDGSHYIYFGGLWGGQLQRYRNNKAIECGHEPKDDEPALPSRVAKLSENMLEFGEDPREVIILDENGEKLKAGDHDRRFFEASWLHKYQGKYYYSYSTGNTHRLCYAVGDTPYGPFTYKGVILTPVVGWTTHHSIVEFKGKWYLFYHDSVPSGGKTWLRSIKVIELEYNEDGTIRTIDGRN; via the coding sequence ATGAAAAAACCAAGATACCTCGTCGATCATTTATATACGGCTGATCCGGCGGTTCATGTTTTTAACGGGAAGCTATATATTTATCCTTCACACGATATTGAATCGGGTATTCCTGAGAATGATAACGGGGATCATTTCGATATGCGGGATTACCATGTTTTTTCCATGGAAACCATGGATGGGGAAGTTACCGATCATGGCGTAATACTTGATATAAACAATATTCCCTGGGCGGGACGCCAATTATGGGATTGTGATGTAGCTTTCAAAGATGGCAAATACTATCTCTATTTCCCTCTGAAAGATAAAACCGATATTTTCCATATTGGAGTTGCTATCAGCGATAAGCCGGAAGGGCCTTTTATTCCGCAGGAGGCGCCTGTCAAGGGGAGTTATTCGATAGATCCTTGTGTGTTCTGCGACGATGATGGTTCCCACTATATTTACTTTGGCGGGTTATGGGGAGGGCAACTTCAACGGTACCGGAATAACAAGGCAATTGAATGCGGTCACGAACCCAAGGATGATGAACCGGCATTGCCTTCGCGTGTGGCGAAACTGAGCGAAAATATGCTCGAATTCGGCGAGGATCCGCGTGAAGTTATTATCCTGGATGAAAACGGGGAAAAGCTCAAGGCCGGTGATCATGATCGCCGCTTTTTTGAGGCTTCCTGGCTACATAAATATCAGGGAAAATACTACTATTCCTACTCCACGGGAAACACCCATAGACTGTGCTATGCGGTGGGAGACACTCCTTACGGTCCCTTTACCTACAAAGGAGTTATCCTAACTCCGGTAGTTGGCTGGACTACCCACCACTCGATTGTGGAGTTTAAGGGGAAATGGTATTTGTTTTACCACGACAGCGTGCCATCGGGCGGTAAGACCTGGCTGCGAAGCATAAAAGTGATTGAACTGGAATACAATGAAGATGGAACTATCCGTACCATTGACGGGAGGAATTAA
- a CDS encoding MFS transporter, producing MGVNAQKISVIEKIGYSLGDLAANLIFQTLMTFLAFFYTDVYKLPPATASAIIFTGGMLGASFNPIMGLIADRTMTRWGKFRPWILWTAVPFGIIAMLAFSTPQFSPGGKVAYALITYMFLVIIYSANNLPYASLSGVLTGDMAERNSISSYRFVAVMIAQFIVQGLLLPLVLILGNGNKTIGFEHTITLFAIVGVIFFIITFLTTKERIVPKPEQKSSVKEDLGDLSKNKPWIAMLILTIFIFITLSLKGGMYVYYFNDYLDKDYLAKFLEHIGFNGFISNLNHLLTSMGLSGFIWPKDAATSGFSLFNAGGIIMMIVGIMVSKPLADRFGKRDVFGVSLFISALCLFMFYFYGPKSIPLVFLTQLAHGFFYGISTPLLWAMIADVADYSEWKNHRRATAIIFSAMIFGLKAGLSIGGALVAGLLAIYGYNAQLAVQSPATIHGIKLSLSVYPTLTFCVSVACLFFYEINKQKEVQIQKDLLARREKSEG from the coding sequence ATGGGTGTCAACGCGCAAAAGATTTCGGTGATCGAAAAGATTGGATATAGCCTTGGGGACCTTGCAGCGAATCTTATATTTCAGACGCTGATGACCTTCCTGGCCTTTTTTTATACCGATGTGTACAAACTACCTCCGGCCACTGCATCCGCCATTATATTTACCGGTGGGATGTTAGGAGCATCATTCAACCCTATCATGGGGCTTATAGCGGACCGGACGATGACCCGCTGGGGGAAATTCCGTCCATGGATTTTATGGACTGCGGTGCCTTTTGGTATTATTGCCATGCTTGCTTTCAGTACTCCACAATTCAGTCCTGGGGGCAAAGTGGCCTATGCATTGATTACGTATATGTTTTTGGTGATCATATACTCGGCAAATAACCTCCCCTATGCATCCCTAAGCGGTGTGTTAACAGGCGATATGGCCGAGCGCAACAGTATTTCTTCCTACCGTTTCGTGGCTGTTATGATTGCCCAGTTTATTGTTCAGGGATTATTGTTGCCCCTGGTGTTGATTTTGGGCAATGGCAACAAAACGATAGGCTTTGAACATACGATTACCCTATTTGCTATTGTGGGAGTGATCTTCTTTATCATTACTTTTTTGACCACCAAAGAACGTATTGTCCCCAAGCCCGAACAAAAATCAAGTGTGAAAGAAGATCTTGGAGACCTGTCGAAGAACAAGCCGTGGATTGCCATGTTAATTCTGACAATCTTTATTTTCATCACACTCTCCCTGAAGGGAGGCATGTATGTTTACTATTTTAATGATTACCTCGATAAAGACTATCTGGCAAAGTTTTTGGAACATATCGGGTTTAACGGTTTTATCAGCAACCTGAATCACCTTTTAACAAGCATGGGACTAAGCGGTTTTATCTGGCCGAAGGATGCCGCGACCTCAGGGTTTAGCCTGTTTAATGCGGGAGGCATCATTATGATGATTGTTGGCATCATGGTTTCCAAACCACTAGCGGACCGTTTTGGGAAACGGGATGTTTTCGGTGTCAGTCTTTTCATTTCAGCTCTCTGCCTATTCATGTTCTATTTTTATGGGCCAAAGTCTATTCCATTGGTTTTTCTGACACAACTTGCCCATGGATTTTTTTATGGCATTTCCACACCTTTGCTTTGGGCCATGATTGCAGATGTTGCGGACTATTCGGAATGGAAAAACCATCGCCGAGCTACCGCCATTATTTTCTCTGCCATGATTTTCGGTCTGAAGGCCGGGTTAAGTATCGGAGGCGCTTTGGTTGCGGGCCTTCTGGCAATTTATGGGTATAATGCACAATTAGCGGTTCAATCCCCGGCAACGATTCATGGCATCAAACTATCACTCAGCGTCTATCCTACCCTGACTTTTTGTGTAAGTGTCGCCTGTTTGTTTTTTTATGAAATTAATAAGCAAAAGGAAGTACAAATACAAAAAGATTTGCTTGCCCGAAGGGAAAAATCTGAAGGTTGA
- a CDS encoding glycosyl hydrolase 115 family protein, with protein MPKLYFLILLVVVAFSPVKSLAIGDAPYIQHVVQKGDFQLVNEEQGVPLVVNSSDYEPVIRAVGDLQHDIQRVAGVLPSIKRTLQHPESQMVLIGTIGKSPMIDQLIARHKLLVDSIKGKWEAFTLQVIQHPFPGIQSALIIAGSDMRGTIYGIYDLSEQIGVSPWYWWDDVKPMHQSVLAIKQGFSKSDWPAVKYRGIFINDEAPCLSTWVKNFYGGVFDHQFYAHVFELILRLKGNYLWPAMWGKAFAVDDPENPVLANKYGIVMGTSHHEPMMRNQKEWAMFGHGAWNFETNRDELVHFWEKGIERNKHYEDLITIGMRGDGDEPMNNKSVSYNIHLMQQIIATQESIIARFLNPDVSKVPQIWALYKEVQSYYDHGMKVPDYVTLLWCDDNWGNLRRLPSLAERNRTGGAGIYYHVDYVGGPRSYKWLNTVPITKIWEQMSKAYDYDARKVWILNVGDIKLLEYPIDFFMNLAWNPHRWNRDNLYDFTRLWVVESFGQQHADAIADLLMKYSTYNGRIKPELISPNTFSLLHYDEADRVVHDWKILERQADSLAHILPAFQHDAYYELVQYPVDACANLNQLYVDVAKNRLYAFQGRTSANLYADSAKACFAYDAGLTYKYHHQIANGKWNGVIGQPHIGYRSWMDPPYNIMPETDSVSAKNIASMGVAVEGDSSVVSEGDHNHLPDFDSFTRHTHYVDVFNKGTIPFLFTVSANSPWIIPSVIKGIVKYQQRVVIAIDWNKVPFGSNVQGTVFIKANGQTVPVEVSVFHPESPVRNHLHGFIETDGYVSMDATHYMDRHDVSGVGWRSVPWYGREFSSMMPVPDTTASITDLSKAPYLEYSFYLYTKGPIDVMTLIAPTVNCLPEGGLRFAVAFDHQPAQIVSIPKIDITGEDDNAAWSRSVINNIRVCSTKFINEQPGYHTLRIYMIDPIVVLQKIVINTGGLKPSFLFPPESYKAGQ; from the coding sequence ATGCCGAAACTGTATTTTTTAATCCTACTGGTCGTTGTAGCTTTTTCTCCGGTTAAAAGTCTTGCAATAGGTGACGCTCCTTATATCCAACATGTTGTTCAAAAAGGTGACTTTCAATTAGTCAACGAAGAACAGGGTGTTCCACTTGTGGTAAATTCTTCTGATTATGAGCCTGTTATAAGAGCTGTGGGCGATTTACAACACGATATTCAACGTGTAGCAGGAGTGCTTCCTTCTATCAAACGCACTCTTCAGCATCCCGAGTCACAAATGGTTCTGATTGGAACAATCGGGAAAAGCCCGATGATTGATCAGTTGATTGCCCGACATAAATTATTGGTTGATTCTATAAAAGGAAAGTGGGAAGCTTTCACCCTCCAAGTGATTCAACATCCGTTTCCAGGTATTCAAAGCGCTTTGATTATAGCCGGAAGCGATATGCGGGGAACGATTTACGGCATATATGACTTATCGGAGCAGATAGGCGTTTCGCCCTGGTATTGGTGGGATGACGTCAAACCGATGCATCAGTCTGTTCTCGCTATTAAACAGGGATTTAGCAAATCAGACTGGCCGGCGGTGAAATACCGCGGTATCTTTATTAACGATGAAGCTCCATGCTTGTCTACATGGGTAAAAAACTTTTACGGCGGAGTATTTGATCATCAGTTTTATGCGCATGTCTTTGAACTGATCCTTAGATTGAAAGGAAATTATTTATGGCCGGCGATGTGGGGAAAAGCTTTTGCTGTTGATGATCCTGAAAATCCTGTGCTTGCCAATAAATATGGAATTGTGATGGGTACCTCCCATCATGAACCGATGATGAGGAACCAAAAAGAATGGGCTATGTTTGGTCACGGAGCATGGAATTTTGAAACGAACCGGGATGAGCTGGTGCATTTCTGGGAAAAAGGTATTGAACGGAATAAGCATTATGAAGATTTGATTACCATTGGTATGCGGGGCGATGGGGATGAACCGATGAATAACAAAAGCGTGAGTTACAACATTCATCTGATGCAACAGATAATAGCCACCCAAGAGAGTATTATCGCCCGTTTCCTGAATCCTGATGTTTCGAAAGTACCGCAAATATGGGCATTATATAAAGAGGTGCAATCGTATTACGATCATGGAATGAAAGTGCCTGATTATGTTACGCTGCTGTGGTGTGACGATAATTGGGGCAACTTGCGGCGTCTGCCATCGCTGGCAGAGCGGAATCGTACCGGTGGCGCCGGTATTTATTATCATGTTGATTATGTTGGCGGACCACGTTCATACAAATGGCTGAATACTGTACCTATTACTAAAATCTGGGAACAGATGAGCAAGGCCTATGATTATGATGCTCGAAAGGTATGGATTTTGAATGTAGGCGATATCAAGCTGTTGGAATATCCGATTGACTTTTTTATGAATCTGGCATGGAATCCCCATCGATGGAACCGGGATAACTTATATGATTTTACCCGTTTGTGGGTAGTTGAGTCTTTTGGACAGCAACATGCAGATGCCATTGCTGATTTGCTCATGAAATATTCCACCTATAATGGCCGGATTAAACCAGAGTTGATTTCGCCGAATACCTTTAGTTTACTTCATTATGATGAAGCCGACCGTGTAGTTCATGATTGGAAAATTCTTGAACGCCAGGCTGATTCGTTGGCGCATATCCTGCCGGCATTCCAACATGATGCTTATTATGAACTGGTACAATATCCGGTTGATGCCTGTGCAAACCTGAATCAGTTGTATGTTGATGTCGCTAAAAACAGACTGTATGCTTTTCAGGGAAGGACTAGCGCCAACTTGTATGCTGATTCGGCAAAAGCTTGCTTTGCATACGATGCAGGGTTGACTTACAAATATCACCATCAGATTGCAAACGGCAAATGGAACGGCGTGATTGGGCAGCCTCATATCGGTTATAGATCATGGATGGATCCTCCTTATAATATTATGCCTGAGACCGATTCCGTTTCAGCAAAAAATATTGCTTCAATGGGAGTAGCTGTGGAAGGAGATTCTTCAGTAGTATCGGAAGGAGATCATAATCATCTCCCTGATTTTGATAGTTTTACGCGTCATACTCATTATGTTGATGTATTCAATAAAGGGACGATTCCTTTCTTATTTACCGTCTCGGCAAACTCTCCATGGATCATTCCTTCTGTGATAAAAGGCATTGTGAAATATCAACAGCGAGTTGTTATTGCTATTGATTGGAATAAAGTACCTTTTGGAAGCAATGTACAGGGAACTGTTTTTATTAAGGCCAACGGACAAACCGTTCCTGTAGAAGTTTCGGTGTTTCATCCGGAATCTCCTGTACGGAACCATCTTCATGGTTTTATTGAAACAGACGGGTATGTATCGATGGATGCCACTCATTATATGGATCGCCATGATGTGAGTGGGGTGGGGTGGCGAAGCGTTCCCTGGTATGGACGTGAATTTTCATCGATGATGCCTGTGCCGGATACAACTGCCAGCATTACAGATTTATCCAAAGCTCCCTATTTGGAATATAGCTTTTACTTGTATACCAAAGGCCCTATCGATGTTATGACATTGATTGCCCCAACCGTGAATTGTCTGCCGGAAGGAGGACTACGGTTTGCTGTTGCTTTTGATCATCAACCGGCGCAAATTGTTTCGATTCCCAAGATTGATATCACCGGAGAAGATGACAATGCCGCGTGGAGCCGTTCGGTAATAAACAATATCCGGGTTTGTAGCACAAAGTTCATTAATGAACAACCGGGATATCATACATTACGTATTTACATGATAGATCCGATTGTTGTATTACAAAAGATTGTTATCAATACAGGCGGGCTAAAGCCAAGCTTTCTTTTTCCTCCCGAAAGTTACAAAGCGGGACAATGA
- a CDS encoding endo-1,4-beta-xylanase, whose translation MKKRGLIGIIMLIPLAMNSLAMGKMNQKQLTLKEAFAGKFYIGTALNADQITGRDTAALRVVKEQFSAIVPENCMKSGVIQPKEGVFNFSLADRFVNFGMRNHLFITGHTLVWHSQTPPWFFTDSLGHDVSREVLIERMKKHIMTLVGRYKGKVKGWDVVNEAIMDDGSYRKNKFYRIIGADYIKLAYEFAHEADPNAELYYNDYSMANPAKRNAVVAMVKKLKSEGIRIDGVGMQCHIGLDYPDINEFEKSIEAFGSLGVKVIISEMDITVLPPPQQHMGADVSNNFEYEKKLNPYAGGLPDSVNVLLEKRYLDFFKLFLKHRDVISRVTVWGVNDGDSWRNNWPVRGRTDYPLLFDRNNQPKPVVQKIIDAAMKCH comes from the coding sequence ATGAAAAAAAGAGGACTTATTGGGATTATTATGTTGATACCCTTGGCAATGAATTCCTTGGCAATGGGTAAGATGAATCAAAAGCAACTCACCCTGAAAGAGGCTTTTGCCGGAAAATTTTATATTGGAACCGCTCTTAATGCTGATCAGATCACAGGAAGAGATACGGCGGCACTTCGTGTGGTAAAAGAACAATTTAGCGCCATTGTTCCGGAGAATTGTATGAAAAGCGGTGTCATTCAACCCAAGGAAGGCGTTTTTAACTTTAGCTTGGCTGACCGGTTTGTAAATTTTGGTATGAGAAATCATCTGTTTATCACGGGACATACGCTTGTATGGCATTCACAGACTCCTCCCTGGTTTTTCACAGACAGCCTGGGACATGATGTTTCACGGGAAGTGTTGATTGAGCGGATGAAGAAACACATCATGACCCTGGTTGGCCGGTATAAAGGGAAAGTGAAAGGATGGGATGTTGTAAATGAAGCCATAATGGATGATGGATCATACCGGAAAAATAAATTTTATCGAATTATCGGCGCCGATTACATCAAACTGGCTTATGAGTTTGCACATGAGGCAGACCCCAATGCAGAGCTGTATTATAATGACTATTCCATGGCCAATCCCGCAAAACGCAATGCTGTTGTAGCCATGGTAAAAAAATTGAAGTCGGAAGGTATAAGAATAGACGGGGTAGGTATGCAGTGCCATATAGGATTGGATTATCCGGATATTAACGAGTTTGAAAAAAGCATAGAGGCGTTTGGCTCATTGGGTGTCAAGGTAATAATTTCAGAAATGGACATTACCGTATTGCCGCCTCCCCAGCAACACATGGGAGCTGACGTTTCCAACAATTTTGAATACGAAAAGAAACTGAATCCATATGCCGGAGGATTGCCCGATTCAGTAAATGTACTCCTGGAAAAACGCTATCTGGATTTTTTCAAGCTCTTTTTAAAGCATAGGGATGTAATTTCACGGGTTACTGTTTGGGGCGTGAATGATGGAGATTCGTGGAGAAATAACTGGCCTGTAAGAGGACGGACAGATTATCCGTTGTTGTTCGATCGTAACAACCAACCAAAACCCGTTGTTCAAAAGATTATTGATGCAGCCATGAAATGTCACTAA
- a CDS encoding glycoside hydrolase family 2 TIM barrel-domain containing protein: MSVSCRSTGYVRQVNNFDEGWRFHLGDTLNAQSPTFNDAMWRKLDLPHDWSIEGRFDRNSPAGAGGGYLNGGLGWYRKTFTLSPSQKGKKVFIDFDGVYRNSTVWINGHELGFRPYGYISFRYDLTPYLHWDKPNVIAVKVDNSQQPNSRWYSGSGIYRNVHLVFTHQDRFAHWGIYVTTPEVSQAKATVKVQFQTKVEPTKEPVTIQAQLYDAHGKLVASAKAIPVKDTLNATTIEINTPHLWSTTAPYLYTLVSSLYVGNKIEDQVSTSVGIRYFNFDVNKGFSLNGKPMKILGVCDHHDLGCLGSAVNKRAIERQLEILKNMGCNAIRTSHNPPAPELLDLADHMGFLIMDEAFDMWMIHKTKYDYSRYFAQWHKEDLSDQIRRDRNHPSVIIWSVGNEIPEQAAKKGSPEDRGAAIMKELCSIVRGLDDTRPIVTANSNPEPTNPLISCGATDLIGMNYHIEDWLTFPKVYPGKKLIITESTSALETRGWYRMPSDSIIRVPKEWNIPYSTPNHLCSAYDNTSAPWGSTHEETWKVVKAHPYISGMFIWTGFDYIGEPTPYTWPSRSSYFGIIDLAGFPKDVYYMYQSEWTHKTVLHIFPHWNWKPGQMVDIWCYYNNADEVELFLNGKSLGKRHKTGDELHVMWSVPFEPGVLKAVSYKNGKAVKMVEERTAGPADHITLAADRNLIHADNSDLSFVTVKITDKNGTMVPTADNLVHFTVTGPGKIVGVDNGSEIDHDPFKANYCHAFFGKCLVVIQSTHKPGVIHLTATSEGLPARNLPVFSR, from the coding sequence ATGTCGGTTTCGTGCCGGTCGACAGGATATGTACGGCAGGTGAATAATTTTGATGAAGGGTGGCGGTTTCATTTAGGAGACACGCTCAATGCGCAATCCCCAACCTTTAATGATGCCATGTGGCGCAAACTTGACCTACCCCATGACTGGAGCATCGAAGGCCGTTTTGACAGGAACAGTCCTGCAGGTGCCGGAGGCGGCTATCTCAACGGAGGTCTGGGATGGTACCGGAAAACCTTTACACTGAGCCCATCCCAAAAAGGGAAAAAAGTATTTATCGATTTTGACGGCGTATACCGCAACAGCACCGTATGGATTAACGGGCATGAGCTCGGCTTCCGCCCCTATGGTTACATCTCTTTCCGGTATGATCTCACACCCTATCTCCACTGGGACAAACCCAACGTGATCGCCGTGAAGGTGGACAACTCGCAACAACCTAATTCCCGGTGGTACTCGGGGTCAGGCATCTACCGGAATGTCCATTTGGTATTTACCCATCAGGACCGCTTTGCCCACTGGGGTATTTATGTCACCACCCCGGAAGTGAGCCAGGCCAAAGCGACAGTAAAAGTACAATTCCAAACCAAGGTAGAACCCACAAAAGAGCCGGTTACTATCCAGGCACAACTCTATGATGCACACGGGAAACTGGTAGCCTCAGCAAAAGCAATTCCCGTTAAGGACACCCTGAATGCCACTACGATAGAAATTAACACCCCCCACCTGTGGTCAACAACAGCCCCCTACCTCTATACGCTGGTCTCTTCACTTTATGTTGGAAACAAAATAGAGGATCAGGTAAGCACCAGTGTAGGGATCCGTTATTTTAATTTCGATGTGAATAAAGGCTTTTCCCTGAACGGGAAACCGATGAAGATCCTGGGCGTATGCGACCATCACGACCTGGGTTGTCTGGGAAGCGCCGTCAACAAACGAGCAATTGAGCGTCAGTTGGAGATATTAAAAAACATGGGCTGCAATGCCATCCGTACCTCCCATAACCCCCCTGCACCGGAACTGCTGGATCTGGCCGATCACATGGGGTTCCTGATCATGGATGAAGCCTTCGACATGTGGATGATTCACAAGACGAAATATGATTACTCACGCTACTTTGCCCAATGGCACAAAGAAGACCTGAGTGACCAGATACGCCGTGACCGGAATCATCCCAGTGTTATCATCTGGAGCGTGGGAAATGAGATACCTGAACAGGCTGCCAAGAAAGGAAGTCCGGAAGACAGGGGAGCTGCTATAATGAAAGAGCTGTGTTCGATCGTCCGCGGTCTGGATGACACCCGCCCTATTGTTACCGCCAACAGCAATCCCGAACCCACAAATCCATTGATTAGCTGCGGGGCAACTGACCTGATAGGAATGAATTATCATATTGAAGACTGGCTTACCTTCCCCAAGGTATATCCGGGGAAGAAACTCATTATTACCGAATCCACTTCAGCACTGGAGACCCGTGGATGGTACAGGATGCCTTCTGATTCAATTATCCGGGTACCCAAAGAATGGAATATACCCTATAGCACGCCAAACCATTTATGCTCAGCTTACGATAACACATCTGCTCCATGGGGATCGACACACGAAGAAACATGGAAAGTTGTGAAAGCCCATCCCTACATATCGGGAATGTTTATCTGGACAGGATTCGATTACATCGGGGAACCCACTCCCTACACATGGCCATCACGCAGTTCCTATTTCGGGATCATTGATCTGGCCGGCTTCCCGAAAGATGTTTATTACATGTACCAAAGTGAATGGACACACAAGACCGTATTGCATATCTTCCCGCACTGGAACTGGAAGCCCGGACAAATGGTGGATATCTGGTGCTATTACAACAATGCCGACGAAGTAGAGCTGTTCCTTAACGGGAAGTCACTGGGGAAACGGCATAAAACAGGAGATGAACTCCATGTAATGTGGAGCGTGCCCTTTGAACCGGGGGTTCTCAAGGCTGTCTCCTACAAGAACGGCAAGGCGGTGAAAATGGTAGAGGAAAGGACGGCAGGGCCGGCAGACCATATTACCCTGGCGGCAGACCGGAATTTGATCCATGCCGATAACAGCGACCTGTCCTTTGTTACGGTAAAGATAACAGACAAAAACGGAACCATGGTGCCGACGGCAGATAATCTGGTACATTTCACCGTTACCGGGCCTGGAAAGATCGTAGGCGTAGACAATGGCAGTGAGATTGACCACGATCCGTTTAAGGCAAATTATTGCCATGCATTCTTTGGGAAATGCCTGGTAGTGATCCAATCGACCCATAAACCGGGAGTCATTCATTTGACTGCCACTTCGGAAGGATTGCCAGCCCGGAATCTGCCTGTCTTTAGCAGATAG